A single window of Flavobacteriales bacterium DNA harbors:
- the paaA gene encoding 1,2-phenylacetyl-CoA epoxidase subunit A, whose protein sequence is MENTKNEQDFQAKIDAEEKIEPRDWMPDDYRKHLIRQISQHAHSEVIGMQPEGNWVSRAPSLRAKMILLAKIQDEGGHGLYLYSAAETLGISRDELIQQLHSGKAKYSSIFNYQALTWADIGAIGWLVDGAAIVNQVSLQRTSYGPYSRAMVRICKEESFHQRQGYEIMAHLALGTPEQKEMAQDALNRWWWPSLMMFGPHDSDSPNSGNAFKWRIKRESNDELRQRFIDKTVQQTEVIGLTVPDPDLKWNEAKGQYDFGKINWEEFQQVISGNGPCNKQRLEHHIRVHHEGAWVREAANAYAEKKKKKESVLA, encoded by the coding sequence ATGGAAAACACAAAAAATGAACAGGACTTTCAGGCAAAAATTGATGCCGAAGAAAAGATTGAACCGCGTGATTGGATGCCGGATGATTACCGTAAGCATTTGATTCGTCAGATTTCTCAGCACGCCCATTCGGAAGTAATTGGTATGCAGCCCGAAGGAAATTGGGTTAGCCGTGCTCCGAGTTTACGTGCCAAAATGATTTTGCTGGCGAAAATTCAAGATGAAGGTGGTCACGGTCTTTATCTTTATTCAGCTGCTGAAACCTTAGGGATTAGTCGCGATGAATTAATCCAGCAATTGCATTCCGGCAAAGCAAAATATTCTTCTATTTTCAATTATCAGGCATTGACCTGGGCCGACATAGGAGCTATTGGATGGTTAGTGGACGGTGCCGCAATTGTAAACCAGGTTTCCTTACAACGCACATCGTACGGACCTTATTCCAGAGCAATGGTTCGTATCTGTAAAGAGGAATCGTTCCATCAACGTCAAGGCTATGAAATCATGGCGCATTTGGCATTGGGAACGCCGGAACAAAAAGAAATGGCACAGGATGCATTAAACCGCTGGTGGTGGCCTTCCTTAATGATGTTTGGTCCACACGATAGCGATTCTCCCAATAGCGGCAATGCTTTTAAATGGAGAATTAAGCGTGAAAGTAACGATGAGCTTCGTCAGCGTTTCATTGACAAAACGGTTCAGCAAACGGAAGTTATTGGCTTAACTGTTCCGGATCCGGATTTAAAATGGAATGAAGCAAAAGGACAATATGATTTCGGAAAAATTAACTGGGAAGAATTCCAGCAAGTGATTTCCGGTAACGGTCCCTGCAACAAACAACGTCTCGAGCATCACATTCGTGTACACCATGAAGGTGCATGGGTTCGTGAAGCTGCGAATGCCTATGCCGAAAAGAAAAAGAAAAAAGAATCTGTACTCGCATAA
- the fabG gene encoding 3-oxoacyl-[acyl-carrier-protein] reductase produces the protein MKLLQGKVALITGASRGIGKGIAVKFAEAGADIAFTYASSDEKARALEAELSAMGIKAKGYKSDAADFNQAAQLVDDVVAEFGRLDVLINNAGITRDTLLMRMTEQQWDEVINTNLKSVFNLTKAAQKPMLKQRSGSIINMSSVVGVKGNAGQANYAASKAGIIGFTKSVALELGSRNIRSNAIAPGFIETEMTAVLDEKVVQGWRDSIPMKRGGSPEDVANACLFLASDMSAYITGQTLHVCGGMLT, from the coding sequence ATGAAATTATTGCAGGGAAAAGTGGCCTTAATTACGGGAGCCTCCAGAGGTATCGGAAAAGGCATTGCCGTTAAGTTTGCAGAAGCCGGTGCTGATATTGCCTTTACTTACGCTTCTTCGGATGAAAAAGCCAGAGCATTGGAAGCTGAGCTTTCTGCTATGGGAATCAAAGCAAAAGGATATAAATCTGATGCTGCCGACTTTAACCAGGCTGCTCAATTAGTGGATGACGTAGTGGCTGAATTCGGTCGACTGGATGTCCTGATTAACAACGCAGGAATCACCCGCGATACCTTGTTGATGCGTATGACTGAACAACAATGGGATGAAGTAATTAACACAAATCTTAAATCTGTTTTTAATTTAACAAAAGCGGCTCAAAAGCCGATGTTAAAACAACGCAGCGGATCCATCATTAATATGAGCTCTGTAGTTGGAGTTAAAGGGAATGCGGGTCAGGCCAATTACGCTGCTTCTAAAGCAGGAATTATAGGTTTTACCAAATCCGTAGCGCTTGAACTCGGATCCAGAAACATCCGGAGTAACGCGATTGCTCCTGGTTTTATTGAGACTGAAATGACAGCCGTTCTCGATGAAAAAGTAGTGCAAGGATGGAGAGATTCTATTCCCATGAAACGCGGCGGATCACCTGAAGATGTTGCCAATGCTTGTTTGTTTTTAGCATCGGATATGTCGGCCTATATTACCGGACAAACCCTCCACGTTTGTGGCGGAATGTTAACCTGA
- a CDS encoding Maf family nucleotide pyrophosphatase translates to MISTLLNNKKVVLASKSPRRQELLRGLDIDFTVRTMEVDETFSPELKREEIALYLSAKKTFAFRESMADDELIITSDTIVCLEDHVLNKAADKNEAVTMIRQLSGKKHSVYTGVTLMTKTKIHSFFGETEVWFKELSLREIEYYVEKYKPFDKAGAYGIQDWIGFIGISRINGCYYNVMGLPLQLLYENLIDFLNED, encoded by the coding sequence ATGATTTCCACTTTACTGAACAATAAAAAAGTTGTGCTGGCATCTAAATCTCCTCGCCGGCAGGAATTATTACGCGGACTTGATATTGATTTCACAGTTCGGACCATGGAAGTGGATGAAACATTTTCCCCTGAATTAAAACGGGAAGAAATTGCACTTTACCTGAGTGCAAAAAAAACATTTGCATTTAGAGAATCAATGGCAGATGATGAACTAATTATTACTTCAGATACCATCGTTTGTTTAGAGGACCATGTATTAAATAAAGCAGCAGATAAAAACGAAGCAGTTACAATGATTCGCCAATTATCCGGAAAAAAACATTCAGTATATACGGGTGTAACGCTCATGACGAAAACGAAAATTCATAGTTTTTTCGGTGAAACAGAAGTTTGGTTCAAGGAATTATCACTCCGTGAAATTGAATATTATGTAGAAAAATATAAACCATTTGATAAAGCAGGAGCATATGGAATTCAGGATTGGATTGGCTTTATCGGGATTAGCAGGATCAATGGATGTTATTACAATGTAATGGGACTTCCACTACAGTTATTGTATGAGAATTTAATCGATTTTTTAAATGAAGATTAA
- the ygiD gene encoding 4,5-DOPA dioxygenase extradiol translates to MSSLKSLGDWASTLPDAEQMSPVMFVGHGNPMNAIEENEFSNGFKQVGKLMPLPKAIVCVSAHWETIGTKVTAMPNPPTIHDFGGFPEKLFQQQYPAPGNPELAKEICNTIKNPSIGEDLHWGLDHGTWSVLLPMFPKANIPVIQLSLDYTKDAQYHFDLAKQLAFLRKKGVMIIGSGNIVHNLGNAVFKDVAYDWTIEFDSKIKEAIDKNDNASLVNYKKFGKAATLAVPSNEHYLPLLYIAALRNEKDKLTYFNEKNTMGSISMRSVIFH, encoded by the coding sequence ATGAGCAGTTTAAAATCACTCGGTGATTGGGCCAGTACCCTACCCGATGCAGAACAAATGAGTCCGGTGATGTTTGTTGGACATGGAAATCCGATGAATGCAATTGAAGAAAATGAGTTTTCGAATGGTTTTAAACAAGTGGGAAAATTGATGCCTCTTCCTAAAGCCATTGTTTGTGTTTCTGCACACTGGGAAACCATTGGAACGAAAGTCACGGCGATGCCCAATCCTCCAACCATTCACGATTTCGGAGGGTTTCCTGAAAAGTTATTTCAACAGCAATACCCTGCTCCCGGAAATCCGGAATTAGCGAAAGAGATTTGCAACACCATAAAAAATCCGTCGATTGGAGAGGATCTGCATTGGGGATTAGATCATGGCACCTGGTCGGTTTTGCTTCCCATGTTTCCTAAAGCAAATATTCCGGTTATACAGTTGAGTCTCGATTATACCAAGGATGCCCAATACCATTTTGATCTGGCGAAACAATTGGCCTTTTTGCGTAAAAAGGGAGTGATGATTATTGGATCAGGTAATATTGTACACAATCTGGGAAATGCAGTTTTTAAGGATGTCGCTTATGACTGGACCATAGAGTTTGATTCGAAAATAAAAGAAGCGATTGATAAAAACGATAATGCTTCACTGGTGAATTATAAAAAATTCGGAAAGGCCGCTACACTTGCTGTACCCAGTAATGAACATTATTTACCTCTGCTTTATATCGCTGCCTTGCGCAATGAAAAAGATAAGCTCACTTATTTCAATGAAAAAAACACAATGGGATCCATCAGTATGCGATCCGTGATTTTTCATTAA
- the paaB gene encoding 1,2-phenylacetyl-CoA epoxidase subunit B: protein MSNKNDNQWPLWEVFIQSKSGLPYKHAGSLHATDKEMAIQNARDTYTRRNEGTSIWVVPADCIVASNPNDQDELFDPMNDKVYRHPTFYVMPEGAKNI from the coding sequence ATGAGCAACAAGAATGATAATCAATGGCCACTTTGGGAAGTGTTTATCCAAAGTAAATCCGGTCTCCCCTACAAACATGCAGGAAGTTTGCATGCCACAGATAAGGAAATGGCAATTCAAAATGCGAGAGATACGTATACCCGCAGAAATGAAGGCACCAGTATTTGGGTAGTTCCTGCCGATTGTATCGTTGCATCGAATCCAAATGATCAGGATGAACTTTTCGATCCGATGAATGATAAGGTGTATCGTCACCCTACTTTCTATGTAATGCCAGAAGGAGCTAAAAATATCTGA
- a CDS encoding acyl-CoA thioesterase: protein MKFRNVDYSKMTITELMIPAYANFSGKIHGGILLSLMDKVAYACASKHSGKYCVTVSVDGVEFLQPVEVGEMVSLLASVNHVGKSSMVIGIKVIAENFQKGTVKHTNTSYFTMVAKDEKGVPTAVPGLELSSREEVRRFMEAMKRKELKARYKVELDNTKTDLEIEANLHLLEQENCKLNVVL, encoded by the coding sequence ATGAAATTTAGGAATGTGGATTATTCCAAAATGACAATTACCGAATTAATGATTCCTGCTTATGCGAATTTTTCAGGGAAAATTCACGGTGGAATTTTGTTATCGTTAATGGATAAGGTGGCTTATGCCTGCGCTTCCAAACACAGCGGAAAATATTGTGTAACGGTATCGGTAGACGGAGTTGAATTTTTGCAACCGGTCGAAGTAGGGGAAATGGTTTCCTTACTGGCATCCGTTAATCATGTTGGAAAATCTTCCATGGTCATTGGCATAAAAGTAATTGCCGAAAATTTCCAGAAAGGAACCGTAAAGCACACCAATACCAGTTATTTCACCATGGTGGCAAAAGATGAAAAAGGGGTTCCAACCGCAGTGCCGGGATTGGAGTTATCGAGCAGAGAAGAAGTTCGTCGCTTTATGGAGGCTATGAAACGAAAAGAATTAAAAGCACGCTATAAGGTGGAGCTGGATAATACCAAAACGGATCTTGAAATCGAAGCAAACCTGCATTTGCTTGAACAGGAAAATTGCAAATTGAACGTAGTCCTTTAG
- the paaJ gene encoding phenylacetate-CoA oxygenase subunit PaaJ: protein MFNADEIKSWLEELPDPEIPVISIVELGIIRSIDVSDSSVLVSITPTYSGCPAMKQIEDDIVSTLKQRGIPNVEVKMVYSPAWTTDWISDAAKEKLNKYGIAPPEHSSIDKRVLMGLEERVVKCPQCHSSNTEMISQFGSTACKALYRCKDCAEPFDYFKCL from the coding sequence ATGTTCAATGCTGATGAAATAAAATCCTGGCTGGAAGAACTTCCGGACCCGGAAATTCCGGTGATTTCCATTGTGGAGTTGGGAATTATCCGTTCTATCGATGTGAGTGATTCAAGCGTACTTGTTTCAATAACGCCAACTTATTCGGGTTGTCCGGCCATGAAGCAAATTGAAGACGATATTGTTTCTACTTTAAAGCAACGCGGAATTCCGAATGTAGAAGTTAAAATGGTTTATTCGCCGGCATGGACCACCGACTGGATTTCTGATGCAGCCAAGGAAAAATTAAATAAATACGGTATTGCTCCTCCGGAACACAGCAGTATAGACAAGCGCGTTTTAATGGGGCTTGAAGAACGCGTGGTAAAATGTCCGCAATGCCATTCTTCCAATACAGAAATGATCAGTCAATTTGGTTCTACCGCATGTAAAGCGTTATACCGGTGCAAGGACTGTGCAGAGCCTTTTGATTATTTTAAATGTCTGTAA
- a CDS encoding geranylgeranylglycerol-phosphate geranylgeranyltransferase produces the protein MKHFIRLIRPLNLLIIVFTMYIMEYAVIGDSILRASNNPYNVQLTLGCLDFFLLVFSTVLIAAAGYIINDYFDIKIDRVNKPDKVIVGKFIKKRVAMLWHTILNVLAIAIALYLSIKYGNYFPLIIHLFTTFGLWMYSLTLKRKFLSGNLTIAIMSALVVVLVGLVELPGIWNYTEHIPSHVAMGHQHWKNVMFQLIIFSSFAFLSTLIREIQKDLADMKGDEVLNCSTVPLVWGIRKTKNFISVLIFILAISILAIQQLFASDLISSLYVTILVIVPMMYSAYQCNQAKDRKGFLVASAWMKFSMFTGVLFAIFYS, from the coding sequence ATGAAGCATTTTATTCGATTAATTCGGCCATTAAATCTCCTCATCATTGTATTTACAATGTACATCATGGAGTATGCCGTTATCGGAGATTCTATTTTGCGGGCAAGCAACAATCCTTATAACGTACAACTGACTTTGGGATGCCTGGACTTTTTTCTGCTGGTATTTTCTACGGTTCTCATTGCAGCTGCAGGTTATATTATCAATGACTACTTTGATATTAAGATCGACCGCGTAAATAAACCGGATAAAGTAATTGTTGGGAAATTTATTAAGAAAAGGGTAGCCATGTTATGGCATACTATTCTTAATGTTCTTGCCATTGCCATTGCACTTTACCTGAGTATAAAATACGGTAACTATTTTCCCTTGATCATTCATTTGTTTACCACGTTTGGATTATGGATGTATTCACTGACATTAAAACGAAAATTCCTGAGTGGTAATCTAACCATTGCCATCATGTCAGCGCTGGTGGTGGTGTTGGTTGGGCTAGTTGAATTACCCGGTATTTGGAACTATACGGAACACATTCCATCGCATGTTGCTATGGGACATCAGCATTGGAAGAATGTAATGTTTCAGCTGATTATCTTTTCTTCATTTGCCTTTTTATCTACCCTTATTCGGGAAATTCAGAAGGACCTTGCCGATATGAAAGGGGACGAAGTATTAAATTGTTCTACGGTACCCTTGGTTTGGGGTATTCGAAAAACTAAAAATTTTATCAGCGTTTTAATTTTTATTCTCGCCATTTCCATTCTGGCCATTCAACAATTATTTGCATCCGATTTAATTTCATCGCTTTATGTTACAATATTGGTAATAGTACCCATGATGTACAGCGCCTACCAATGCAATCAGGCTAAAGACCGCAAAGGATTTTTAGTTGCATCTGCCTGGATGAAATTCTCCATGTTTACGGGTGTTTTATTCGCAATTTTCTATTCATGA
- a CDS encoding DsbA family protein produces the protein MNKPEIYYLFDPLCGWCYAFSPVINRLYNDYNSTADFKVISGGMVLGEMVRPIGKISEYILNTIPRLEELSGQKMGDPYKQMLKEGTAVYGSERPSIAIEVVKYLNPEISFSFVKDMQHQHFYEGKIMEHDDFYLPLLAKYQLPEKAFFDRLNSFEFKTSTYDGFRFSNELGIRGFPSVVGKKNDQYYLLSNGFRDYDSMKNNVDLFLQ, from the coding sequence ATGAACAAGCCCGAAATATATTATTTGTTTGATCCCCTTTGTGGCTGGTGTTATGCCTTTAGTCCCGTTATAAATCGCCTGTATAATGATTACAATTCAACCGCCGATTTTAAAGTAATTTCTGGCGGAATGGTTTTAGGGGAAATGGTTCGTCCCATCGGAAAAATTTCGGAATACATTTTAAATACCATTCCACGTTTGGAGGAGTTGTCGGGACAAAAAATGGGTGATCCCTATAAACAAATGCTGAAAGAAGGAACTGCAGTTTACGGATCTGAGCGTCCCTCTATTGCTATTGAAGTGGTAAAATATTTAAATCCTGAAATCAGCTTTTCATTTGTAAAAGATATGCAACATCAGCATTTTTATGAAGGCAAAATAATGGAGCACGATGATTTTTATCTTCCGCTGCTCGCTAAATATCAATTGCCCGAAAAAGCATTTTTTGATCGCTTAAATTCATTTGAATTTAAAACCAGTACCTATGACGGATTTCGGTTTTCGAACGAATTAGGTATTCGCGGTTTTCCTTCTGTAGTTGGGAAAAAGAATGATCAGTATTATTTACTGAGTAATGGATTCAGGGATTATGATTCAATGAAAAATAATGTTGATCTGTTTTTACAATGA
- a CDS encoding DUF1684 domain-containing protein, whose amino-acid sequence MKIKLFLLLFLVSTLTSFGQGNYLDSVKNHRLERNLEMKDTVKSPLKKDEILKFESLHFFDANEKWRITADFKKAKKKSIITMPTSSGKIKEYKLLGYALFRCNDTSIQLSVYSPVLHPEYLFIPFTDLTSGNECYGGGRYLEVEMINKKQILLDFNFCYNPYCAYTTGYNCPIPPMENFVPIRIEAGEKLLWESH is encoded by the coding sequence ATGAAGATTAAACTTTTTTTACTGCTGTTTTTAGTCAGCACGCTTACTTCATTCGGACAAGGAAATTACCTGGATTCGGTAAAGAACCATCGGCTGGAGCGAAATCTTGAAATGAAGGATACGGTAAAATCCCCATTAAAAAAAGATGAAATTTTGAAGTTTGAATCCTTACATTTTTTCGATGCGAATGAAAAGTGGCGGATTACCGCTGATTTTAAAAAAGCGAAAAAAAAATCCATCATCACTATGCCGACCAGTTCGGGCAAAATCAAGGAATATAAATTACTTGGTTACGCCCTTTTTAGGTGTAACGACACCAGTATTCAATTATCAGTTTATAGTCCTGTTCTACATCCGGAATATCTTTTTATTCCATTTACAGACCTAACAAGTGGCAATGAATGCTACGGCGGAGGTAGATATCTTGAAGTTGAAATGATCAATAAAAAACAGATTTTATTGGATTTTAATTTTTGTTATAATCCTTACTGCGCCTATACTACAGGATATAATTGTCCCATTCCGCCAATGGAGAATTTTGTCCCCATCCGCATTGAGGCAGGAGAAAAATTATTATGGGAATCCCACTAA
- the nhaC gene encoding Na+/H+ antiporter NhaC has translation MTKNNNTKEPGFFVALIPILFLIGLLSVNVMFYGDGATYGPNQIALLFSAGIAAVVGWGLGFTWENIRDGIVHSIVSSLPAILILLMIGALAGTWMISGIVPTMIYYGLKILNPTIFLVAAVIVCSIVSLSTGSSWSTVATVGVALLGIGSALGINEGMIAGAIISGAYFGDKMSPLSDTTNLAPAMAGTDLFTHIRYMMITTVPTLIITIIIFLILGFSIDAKPSSGGIDGMLIAIESKFYISPVLFLVPVVVIFLIIKKVDAIPALFIGALLGGIAAIIFQPQLVTEVAGKASNYLDASYKAVINAMYGEVSVSTSNENVSKLLTTRGMEGMMNTIWLIVCAMTFGGVMEACGLLQKISSAVVSLAKSTGSLIASTAATCVFFNATAADQYLAIVVPGRMYAKTFRDRGLKGENLSRTLEDSGTVTSVLFPWNTCGATQATVLNVATGTYWMYCFFNLLSPIMTVVVGYLNFRIARFEKDEKVY, from the coding sequence ATGACAAAAAATAACAATACCAAGGAACCGGGATTTTTCGTTGCATTGATTCCTATTTTATTTCTTATCGGATTATTGTCGGTAAACGTCATGTTTTATGGAGATGGAGCCACCTACGGTCCGAATCAAATTGCTCTTTTGTTCTCTGCAGGAATTGCAGCGGTTGTGGGATGGGGTTTAGGTTTTACATGGGAAAATATTAGAGATGGAATTGTTCACAGTATAGTGAGTTCCTTGCCTGCTATTTTAATTTTATTAATGATTGGTGCATTAGCCGGAACATGGATGATATCCGGCATTGTTCCAACAATGATATATTATGGGCTGAAAATTTTAAATCCAACCATCTTCCTTGTTGCAGCTGTAATTGTTTGTTCAATTGTATCCCTTTCTACAGGAAGTTCATGGTCAACCGTAGCCACCGTGGGTGTCGCATTATTAGGAATAGGAAGTGCATTAGGAATAAACGAAGGAATGATAGCGGGAGCTATAATCAGTGGTGCTTATTTTGGGGATAAAATGTCGCCTTTATCCGACACCACCAACCTTGCACCTGCAATGGCGGGTACAGATTTGTTTACGCATATCAGGTATATGATGATTACAACGGTTCCCACTTTAATTATTACCATAATTATTTTTTTAATCCTCGGTTTTTCCATCGATGCCAAACCAAGTAGTGGTGGAATAGATGGGATGCTGATTGCGATTGAATCTAAATTTTATATCTCACCCGTTTTGTTTCTCGTTCCTGTGGTGGTTATCTTTTTAATTATTAAAAAAGTAGATGCCATTCCTGCATTGTTTATCGGTGCCCTATTGGGAGGAATAGCAGCGATTATTTTTCAACCGCAATTAGTGACTGAAGTGGCCGGTAAAGCAAGCAATTATCTGGATGCTTCTTATAAGGCCGTAATCAATGCCATGTACGGTGAGGTAAGTGTAAGCACCTCGAATGAAAATGTGAGCAAATTGCTTACTACACGCGGAATGGAAGGAATGATGAATACCATTTGGTTGATCGTTTGTGCCATGACATTCGGTGGAGTAATGGAGGCATGCGGATTATTGCAAAAAATTTCATCTGCAGTGGTTTCCCTGGCAAAATCAACCGGATCATTAATTGCCTCCACAGCTGCAACCTGTGTGTTTTTTAATGCAACTGCTGCCGATCAATATCTGGCCATCGTTGTTCCCGGAAGAATGTATGCAAAAACTTTCCGCGATCGCGGTTTAAAAGGTGAAAATTTATCACGCACACTGGAAGATTCCGGTACCGTAACATCCGTTTTATTTCCGTGGAATACCTGCGGAGCAACACAAGCTACAGTTCTGAATGTGGCTACGGGAACGTATTGGATGTATTGTTTCTTTAATCTGTTAAGTCCGATAATGACCGTTGTGGTAGGTTACCTGAACTTTCGGATTGCCCGCTTTGAGAAGGATGAAAAAGTGTATTAA
- the paaC gene encoding phenylacetate-CoA oxygenase subunit PaaC yields MTQQEALFQYCLRLGDNALILGHRLSEWTSFAPILEEDLALSNIALDLLGQANGFLAYAGTVEGKGRDQDALAYKRAERNFVNALITELPNGDFGYTIVRQFLYSNFSLLLYTELCNSKDETIAALAAKSLKEVKYHVRHSNDWMLRLGDGTTESHNRVQKSLNDIWMFTNDMFAMDESDEMLIKSGIAVDLNALRTKWIDAVTKVIADATLEKPADAYMQSGSKKGVHTEYLGFALAEMQYLPRAYPDAKW; encoded by the coding sequence ATGACCCAACAAGAAGCTTTATTTCAGTATTGCCTCCGTTTAGGCGACAATGCTCTTATTCTCGGTCACCGTTTAAGCGAATGGACTAGTTTTGCTCCAATTCTCGAAGAGGATCTTGCCTTGAGTAATATTGCATTGGATTTGCTTGGCCAGGCGAACGGTTTTCTTGCTTATGCAGGAACTGTAGAAGGCAAAGGTCGCGATCAGGATGCTTTGGCGTATAAACGTGCCGAACGCAATTTTGTAAATGCACTTATTACCGAATTACCGAATGGTGATTTTGGATATACGATTGTTCGTCAGTTCTTATATTCTAATTTCTCTTTATTGTTGTATACTGAATTGTGCAATAGTAAAGATGAAACCATTGCTGCTCTTGCTGCCAAATCATTAAAAGAGGTAAAATACCATGTTCGTCACTCGAACGACTGGATGCTTCGTTTAGGAGACGGTACCACTGAAAGTCACAACCGTGTGCAAAAATCGTTGAACGACATCTGGATGTTTACCAATGATATGTTTGCAATGGACGAATCGGATGAAATGCTGATTAAAAGTGGAATTGCTGTTGACCTGAATGCACTTCGTACCAAATGGATAGATGCAGTTACAAAGGTCATTGCAGATGCCACACTCGAAAAACCTGCAGATGCGTATATGCAATCGGGAAGTAAAAAAGGTGTACATACCGAATATCTCGGTTTTGCACTCGCAGAAATGCAATACTTGCCTCGTGCATATCCGGATGCAAAATGGTAA
- a CDS encoding 2Fe-2S iron-sulfur cluster binding domain-containing protein, translated as MSKFHTLVVSDIKKETADSVSVAFEIPAELKSDFNYVAGQYLTLKFNLNGEEFRRSYSLCSSPLVNEPLRVAVKMVEKGKVSTYMNQQLKVGDKVESMAPIGNFFTELKKENNKHYVGIAAGSGITPIFAIIKSMLVAEPNSKFSLVYSNKTSDSTIFLAELKSLEQSSNGRFKLISVYSRQATENPVYHGRLNKEKVAQLLNTENLKSANEFFICGPEEMILNASAALNDAGVAKDKIHFELFTTPVLMAEQPKTTSASDFTGVAKVKVIMDGIETEFELDANGANLLDAAMDAGADAPFSCKGAVCCTCKAKVREGKAEMMMNYALTDKEVAEGYILTCQAHPRSASLVVDYDVA; from the coding sequence ATGTCCAAATTTCACACCCTTGTTGTAAGCGATATTAAAAAAGAAACAGCTGATTCGGTTTCAGTTGCGTTTGAAATTCCGGCAGAATTGAAATCAGATTTCAATTATGTGGCGGGTCAATACCTCACCTTAAAATTCAACCTGAACGGGGAAGAATTTCGCAGATCTTATTCCTTATGTTCATCACCATTGGTGAACGAACCATTGCGTGTAGCAGTTAAAATGGTGGAAAAAGGAAAGGTTTCTACTTACATGAACCAACAATTAAAAGTTGGCGATAAGGTTGAATCCATGGCGCCGATTGGTAATTTCTTTACTGAATTAAAAAAAGAGAACAACAAGCACTATGTGGGAATTGCAGCGGGAAGTGGAATTACTCCCATTTTTGCCATCATCAAATCGATGCTGGTTGCAGAACCGAACAGTAAATTTTCATTGGTATATTCCAATAAGACTTCCGATTCTACCATTTTTCTGGCAGAATTAAAATCACTTGAACAATCATCTAACGGACGCTTCAAATTGATTTCTGTTTATAGCAGACAAGCAACAGAAAATCCGGTTTACCACGGACGATTGAATAAGGAAAAGGTAGCTCAATTGCTGAATACTGAAAACCTGAAATCTGCCAATGAATTTTTCATTTGCGGTCCCGAAGAAATGATCCTGAATGCATCAGCTGCATTAAATGATGCCGGTGTGGCAAAAGATAAAATCCACTTCGAATTATTTACTACTCCAGTTTTAATGGCAGAACAACCGAAAACAACATCGGCTTCCGATTTCACTGGTGTGGCAAAGGTTAAAGTCATCATGGACGGTATTGAAACCGAATTTGAATTGGATGCCAACGGAGCTAACTTGTTGGATGCAGCAATGGACGCAGGTGCGGATGCACCTTTTTCATGCAAGGGTGCTGTATGTTGCACATGCAAAGCGAAAGTGAGAGAAGGTAAAGCGGAGATGATGATGAATTATGCATTAACCGATAAAGAGGTTGCAGAAGGATATATCCTCACATGTCAGGCACATCCCCGTTCTGCCAGTTTAGTGGTTGATTATGATGTAGCCTGA